The Bombus pascuorum chromosome 12, iyBomPasc1.1, whole genome shotgun sequence genome contains the following window.
TGAATTATATTAGatgatttaatgaaatttaatagtaCGGTACAATGAATGgtgtgaattatttaaatgtttttaatttttaattgtaagaAAGTTAGAGGCTTCCTGCTTAAGATTTAACAAAATGTCTAGATTCTTTGTTAATCTAGTAAGAGTTTGCAATATGATGACTTACAACTAAGAACAATAGGGTTGATATATTACTTAATCACAAATAGTGTACATTTACAAGACATTATTTCATGTGTGTATTAGAAATATGAATactataattcataatttaatttttctctgtgaccattttatattccatattgtaaattttctgtCTGTTTTATGTATAACTCAATTTTGGCTATTAAATCattattgatttaatattgtataagttaatgaatttgtttaaaacaacatactttttatttaccaCATATTTGTACCGTATTCTTAAAACATAACTTCTTTCCAAATTCATGGCCTGTAGAACATACGTGTAACtatattccaaataataaaataatttggaaatgcTCGCTTATATTATGTATGACAAGTGgaagatttataatattatattttgttaatttgaTAGTAAATGGAAGCTTATTGTTAGTACTATTCATTTTATCAACACCTATCTACAATTATGCTTAATATTAGCAATATCCATATTGCATTCATTAAAAACAAAacactaatattattttaatttttatatataacatttgtGTTACTAATATTGTTAgtataacaatttatataacatttaagatTTTTGTAATGTTTTGATGGAACATTACAAATCTCTAGTGATGGTTAAGTTCAATATccagttaaattaattacgcatgaaaattttacaattaaatattacttcaTATTATATCACTAATCCTATGTACAATAtaaggaaattttatattttgtatgtacttccaacatttttctaaattactaATTACCACAATGTTGATCATTAGTAAATGgactaaatatttaataaatttggaaataaacaTGTATTCTACACttgcaaaattaataatccattttataaagataagaTTTTAATTCATGACACAACCTCAAAAACGatgcaatatatttaaaatacgcatgtaaataaacaagacaaatatttttttttatttgctttaatgtataatttcaatattataagtCCTACTTTCTAAATTCTCTTTACAGAAATTAGGtcattaaaatgttatattttgataGTTTTTTTTCCCCAAATCTTAatacttattaattataaaatatttgatttaataaaaatattcattaaaattgaaaactaaaacaaaattatgtatacataaatacatttaaGAATAGTATTCTCCTATAACATTATAGAGATCAACTACGAAATTTAGTACAATATATGAAAATGTGCTTTAATTAAAGTGGTATGTAATACGtcgaaaaatatatcacaaaattttaaacaaataattgtCTAACATAAGTTTGTATTAAAAACAaccaaatgaaaataatatataaatagaaaagtttGACAAAGTTTGTCTATACATACTATTTTCCtctaaaataagaaagattCTCATAACAGAAACTGCAATTGTTTATGACAATCTcacaaactaataaaataaatatttgctacaaatatatacatacttagcatttattataaaactaggaaaggaaagaaattatttatcttctaaTATATAATCAAAGCTTAAAAGGTGAGGAAGTCATTGCTTTTATATAGTTTAACTatataatgacaaaattttgtacaaCTGGGCAGATAGTATagcattattattacaatgaaAGCAATATCTTCacttattaaaatttagtttatacaataatattattttggtTGTATTATTCATCCTAAATACTGTATATAACGAACTTCAAAAATGTTGACTATTTACAGAtgatatgaatttattatgtgGCTAAACcctttaaataatttgctAATTTCTGTGTTTTATAATCAGTtcttaattgtataaaattcacTAGAACATTACGGTCTAATGTTGcctgtaataataaaagaaatgttttaattttgcaattaatctggaaaaatttataattaaaagtacCATACATACCAATTGATCTCCTGTACAAacttgtttcaaattttccggtttaactaataataaattgcataaAGCATGTAAGGTATCAAATAAATTAGTAACAAGATCAATTTCAAGTTCCTTGACACATTTACGATATTCGTTCATATCGCATATTGCACACATAGCACCAGcagaattaaattgaaattgttgTAAATGATCGTAAATAACTTTATGAAATCGTACTCCAAGTTCAGTTAGAacagtatttaaatttttcccATCTAAAGTACTTCGAATATGTCGAATCATTCCAGTAACATATTGTACAACTGTTAAACAAGCTGGAGTGCTTAAGGTATCCACATCAGTTTCAAGTTTAAAATCAGTCTTTCGTTGTTCGCTTTGTAGGTACACTTTTACCCAACCAATAATAGCATTTATACTTCTATCTAATCCTGTCTCTAGTTTCATATCTATTTGATCTAACACagcttttttctttaacatGCAATCTCCGTGCTTAGATGTAGACctaaaaagattatattttatatatatttccaaaataaaattatatgtaaaataaataaagtaaatctTACACTACAAGAGGTATTACACTATCATTAAATTGTTCCTCTAATAAGCGTACAATTGCGTTACATTGACGCacaacattaaaaaaatgaatctCAGGTTGAGTTCTACTTTCAGGAATTGGTACACTTTGTAAACCCAATTCCAATGCATAATCAACATGTTCACTTATTAAATACTGTAATAGTATCTCCAAAATCTGAAGTGTATTTATTGGTATATCGTCAGGTTTTGATAATAACTGACATCTTTGAAATGCCAGTTTACTTCTTTGTAACAAAGCAATTGCAAGTTCCTCTGATAAAAAGGTCTCTCCcccataattttctatttgtgctatatttatattagtcCTTGCACCTAAAACTGCTTGTAAGTCTCTTCTTAACTCCTGAAATCCACcactttgtaattgtttcttttGATGATTTTTAGAttcataatattcaataagaAGTGCTGCTGATTTTTCCCTCAATACTTTTGTTTCCATGCTAAAAATATTGCGCTGATTAACATTCGACTATTACAAATGTATTAACTACTCTTTATGTGAACTTACATAATATAAGCATctagatatttttgaaatatatttctagtGAGCTTGGCAAGATATGTATCATCAGTACccatattaaacattttcaattctGTAGACAATTTCACAGTTCTTgtatataaatcatataaatttctaaGGTACTTATCAGGGTCAGTTTTATCTGCTAACTTAGCAACTGCATATTTCTGAAGtcttaaatgataaatatttaatacaaattttgccATCACCTGTTCAGGATTTGTAAATACTTGTTGcattaatttatgatattttgtaCACATAGGTATTACATCTTGAAAAACATCTTTTCCACCAAATGAGCCCATT
Protein-coding sequences here:
- the LOC132912550 gene encoding exocyst complex component 5 → MMQQYMKELEQDPFDPEEFVERLAWRTVNDTTKDDGKTFFDPTIVHETFLQAIKDLQILQERQQKKCDKLETALKDEEARHILEILELQERNKHSIDLFHQLDERINLVATKVLHLGDQLESVNTPRARAVEAQKLMRHFSDFLSPGPLTDPIFTDKSSLDEAADVIQKLHLISQELPSEKFEHAKKKIAVKYDEIERNLIEEFVRAHNREDAVRMRELASVLAHFKGYSQCIDAFIEQSQMGSFGGKDVFQDVIPMCTKYHKLMQQVFTNPEQVMAKFVLNIYHLRLQKYAVAKLADKTDPDKYLRNLYDLYTRTVKLSTELKMFNMGTDDTYLAKLTRNIFQKYLDAYIIMETKVLREKSAALLIEYYESKNHQKKQLQSGGFQELRRDLQAVLGARTNINIAQIENYGGETFLSEELAIALLQRSKLAFQRCQLLSKPDDIPINTLQILEILLQYLISEHVDYALELGLQSVPIPESRTQPEIHFFNVVRQCNAIVRLLEEQFNDSVIPLVVSTSKHGDCMLKKKAVLDQIDMKLETGLDRSINAIIGWVKVYLQSEQRKTDFKLETDVDTLSTPACLTVVQYVTGMIRHIRSTLDGKNLNTVLTELGVRFHKVIYDHLQQFQFNSAGAMCAICDMNEYRKCVKELEIDLVTNLFDTLHALCNLLLVKPENLKQVCTGDQLATLDRNVLVNFIQLRTDYKTQKLANYLKGLAT